The Pseudomonadota bacterium genome includes the window AAGTAGTCAGGACTATTTTTCCTGGCAATTTTCATTGCTTCCTGAAAAGAAGGGGGGGTTACCTTCACATCGCCTTCTTCCACAGGTTCAAAAAAGGTATCCTGGTCTATGTTGAGGGTCTGAATCAATGCCAGTCGTGCAGATTCAATATTATTCCTATCCTGAACAAGCTGCAGTTTTCTTTGGGATATATCGGCATCTGACTGGACAAGCTCGGTTCTTGCCATCCTTCCGGCATCTATCAGTTTCTTGTTTGTTTCATAAGTTTTCTGCGATGTCTCCAGGGCTTTCTGATCTATGTTGAGTTGGCTCAGGGCCTGCGCGTAGGCCCTGTATTGCACTATTGCCAGGACTATCGTATTTATTGCTGTAGTTTTGAGATTAATGATACTTATCTCCTCGCTGACACGTGCTATTTTTACAGAAGCTGTGGCGACCTCGACCCCTCCACCTCTTAGAAGAGGTTGTACAAAAGAGAGTGCCCAGGTAGGGGAATATTGATAGGTTTGCTGGACATCCGCCTTGCTTGCAGGGTTATCCCAGGCAAAATTGAATATACCTCCGGTAGGAATAGTTACCAATGTGTTGAATTGCGCATCCTGATTTGAACCTGTGGTTCTTGGTATATCCTGGGGGTTTATCGAAGTTCGCTTGCTTGAGAGTTGGATGGCGCCCACACCAAAGGGCGTAAATTTGTGTTCAGCCACCTTAAGATTAAATCTATCACTGATACGGGTCAAAAAACCGTACCTGATGTCGAGATTGTTCTTGACGGCAAGCATTACACAATCAGCAAGGGTCATCTTTGGAATTCTTTTCTGTTGATCCTCCTGAACTTCTTCAGAATATCCCAGGGAGGCAAGAAAAATGAGAATAACAGGAATTAACCAGAATTTTTTCATGTACTTACCTTATCACAGCCTTATGCCCTTTTCCACAGATTATTGAAATAACATGCGGTTTTCAAATATCTATCTTTTTAAAACATTTATTGCCATTTGAGTCAAAGCGCTCGATGGTTTCATTACCGTAGTCAGCTTCATTAATTACGAGTTCCTTTCTCGTTCATGTTGGTCCGAATTCATTTCTCGTTGAAGCTGCATGGAAATTGAGTGCACAATCCACAAGTGGCTATAGGAATGTGACAATACTTGCACCAGATTGCTATCACAATATTCAGCGCCGAGTCCTTAAACG containing:
- a CDS encoding TolC family protein, translating into MKKFWLIPVILIFLASLGYSEEVQEDQQKRIPKMTLADCVMLAVKNNLDIRYGFLTRISDRFNLKVAEHKFTPFGVGAIQLSSKRTSINPQDIPRTTGSNQDAQFNTLVTIPTGGIFNFAWDNPASKADVQQTYQYSPTWALSFVQPLLRGGGVEVATASVKIARVSEEISIINLKTTAINTIVLAIVQYRAYAQALSQLNIDQKALETSQKTYETNKKLIDAGRMARTELVQSDADISQRKLQLVQDRNNIESARLALIQTLNIDQDTFFEPVEEGDVKVTPPSFQEAMKIARKNSPDYLQALQNLETGRLNYVVAKNNRLWDFSVTAGLGRSNITGTQYKSVYDASASAGKGDWNVGTTLSIPFNDMTYEQNYLTNKVAYDQAKVNLRKAEIALSIAVQNSVRTVELQFQQFELARQARVFSQQKLDIENKKLKAGQTSNFQLVSFQNDLINTQNNELFNFINYLNSLTLLDQTLGTTLKTWRIEIKKDDNEVKVADK